The Ziziphus jujuba cultivar Dongzao chromosome 7, ASM3175591v1 genome includes a region encoding these proteins:
- the LOC107424234 gene encoding uncharacterized protein LOC107424234, whose amino-acid sequence MGMLMSLMGSGGGLPSSQMMNFVFERVSKQFMETKINNFEEFHVATLDIFSAINSALPGKHYDVPSRDEVKAVFDVWKQAKEERKKEIFQGFIMEKVNLSKVDKTTVMTGILTPPVAMAAKKAGEKVPQLKMIKAVPDVLFVPSATVLSLMSVKISRRIFMRNIRS is encoded by the exons ATGGGGATGCTTATGAGTCTCATGGGATCGGgaggag GGCTGCCATCTTCGCAGATGATGAATTTTGTGTTTGAAAGAGTGTCAAAGCAGTTCATGGAGACAAAAATCAACAACTTTGAGGAATTCCATGTTGCCACTCTTGACATTTTCAG CGCTATCAACTCTGCATTGCCCGGAAAACATTACGATGTGCCATCACGCGACGAAGTAAAG GCAGTTTTCGATGTTTGGAAACAAgccaaagaagaaagaaagaaagaaattttccaGGGGTTTATAATGGAGAAAGTTAATCTTAGCAAAGTTGATAAGACCACCGTGATGACAGGAATACTGACACCTCCAGTAGCCATGGCAGCCAAAAAAGCGGGAGAAAAAGTGCCCCAGCTGAAGATGATCAAGGCCGTTCCTGATGTCCTTTTTGTGCCATCAGCAACGGTTTTGAGTCTTATGTCTGTTAAGATCTCTAGAAGAATTTTTATGAGGAATATTAGATCTTGA